One region of Cydia fagiglandana chromosome 15, ilCydFagi1.1, whole genome shotgun sequence genomic DNA includes:
- the LOC134671470 gene encoding uncharacterized protein LOC134671470 translates to MKCPPEVTCIVCQLVFCCADCRRRHERTAHDLPYDCPICRENPFLCQPELLCPAFLIHLQEHLPLHCSKCEKVFTTMDEMADIDKCTSLSELVDHSKSSLRVADERFDSLYEKIIEDKNGEEVEKNNKTAVITPIVRRKYLVDYEPSDTEPEDGDASPKVSFTGTAAPKTPRLKRSATPHVKKLLLARQQAIDEDGRGSPDLDSGTVEEEMTTPNSRPQSLAAAALAVTTSTPTHSVPGGWAMFSTQTDSPLSEIEQADSPQPDNRTEEPTEQTGPEPTEPTEENTEHTEQSGSKPKLKSIISSRRVGSAESAEQDTRTKRVKFADDTVFQPEPRLKRVFRKPKRMLTPGPTKARFNVNPRFQALINRFEQNAFSPHTSQTPTDRTPNTTRTPDTMARTPLNNRQETDNVPRAIDFKDSPLELKNSSVEDNRDASFKSCVATPGGIDTAITALSTNIAGSLQTCISNVLKHTEEETEIQFKFTITKKKTMQRAVEAEGTAKDQEKENLWATVAKAVKNAFWGEGGEFETPHKSISSCSSSSSKRKQPDRSRSPSPLSHKRGKYEPRLRGRPPLRQGLPLTARLARDDVTSHSF, encoded by the exons GTGACCTGTATAGTCTGCCAACTCGTGTTCTGCTGCGCCGACTGCCGCCGTCGACACGAGCGAACCGCCCACGATCTCCCCTACGACTGTCCTATCTGCCGCGAAAATCCCTTCCTCTGCCAACCGGAGCTACTTTGCCCGGCTTTCCTCATCCACTTACAGGAGCATCTACCCCTGCATTGCTCTAAGTGCGAAAAGGTGTTTACCACCATGGATGAGATGGCTGACATAGACAAATGCACAAGCCTTTCAGAATTGGTTGATCACAG TAAATCGAGTTTGAGGGTAGCAGATGAGCGCTTTGATTCGCTCTACGAGAAGATAATTGAAGATAAGAATGGAGAAGAAGTGGAGAAGAATAATAAGACAGCTGTTATTACTCCTATAGTTAGGAGGAAGTATTTAGTTGATTATGAACCCAGTGATACGGAGCCGGAAGATGGAGACGCGAGCCCTAAG GTATCGTTCACCGGAACGGCAGCGCCGAAGACGCCCCGCCTGAAACGAAGCGCTACGCCCCACGTGAAGAAACTTCTGTTAGCACGGCAACAAGCGATAGACGAGGATGGCCGGGGATCGCCGGACCTTGACAGTGGGACTG TCGAAGAAGAGATGACGACACCAAATTCCCGTCCACAATCCCTCGCTGCCGCTGCACTGGCCGTGACCACGAGCACCCCAACTCATTCTGTACCTGGAGGATGGGCCATGTTTTCCACGCAAACTGATTCACCTTTGTCAGAGATTGAGCAGGCTGACAGTCCACAGCCTGATAACAGG ACAGAGGAACCAACAGAGCAGACAGGACCTGAACCAACTGAGCCAACCGAAGAGAACACCGAACATACGGAGCAGTCCGGTAGCAAGCCTAAACTGAAGAGCATTATATCAAGCCGGCGCGTCGGCAGCGCGGAGAGTGCAGAGCAAGATACTAGGACCAAGAGAGTCAAATTTGCCGATGACACTGTGTTCCAGCCTGAGCCGCGGCTTAAGAGAG TGTTTCGCAAACCGAAACGCATGCTCACCCCCGGCCCAACGAAAGCCCGCTTCAACGTCAACCCCCGCTTCCAAGCTCTCATCAATCGCTTCGAACAGAACGCCTTCAGTCCCCACACCTCCCAAACCCCCACGGATCGGACCCCTAACACCACTCGAACCCCGGACACCATGGCGCGCACACCGCTCAACAACCGCCAGGAAACTGACAACGTGCCGAGGGCTATTGACTTTAAGGACAGTCCGCTTGAGCTGAAAAACAGTTCAGTTGAGGATAATAGGGACGCGTCTTTCAAGTCTTGTGTGGCGACACCTGGTGGGATTGATACAGCTATTACGGCGCTTTCTACTAATATTGCAG GATCACTTCAAACCTGCATCTCCAACGTCCTAAAACACACAGAGGAAGAAACTGAGATCCAGTTCAAATTCACCATCACCAAGAAGAAAACCATGCAGCGAGCGGTGGAAGCAGAAGGGACAGCGAAGGACCAGGAGAAGGAGAATCTTTGGGCTACTGTCGCCAAAGCGGTGAAGAACGCCTTTTGGGGGGAAGGCGGGGAATTTG AGACTCCTCACAAATCCATCTCATCATGCAGCTCATCTTCATCTAAGAGGAAACAGCCGGACCGCTCCCGCTCGCCCAGCCCGCTCAGCCACAAGAGAGGGAAATACGAGCCGAGGCTACGAGGCCGCCCACCTCTTCGCCAAGGCCTGCCGCTGACTGCCAGGCTGGCTAGAGATGATGTTACTAGTCATAGCTTTTGA
- the LOC134671472 gene encoding uncharacterized protein LOC134671472, whose amino-acid sequence MCCDTTASNTGRYNGACSILEQKMERELLLFACRHHVYELVLKSIFEAKIPQVTRSPDIPLFKKFKDNWKNVNPSVFETCPDFVKKHVNDAVRSELLGFYWKELKKNTVRDDYRELIELSVIYLGGDSENKLKIKPPGAMHQARWMARAIYAIKMFFLKDQIKISAKDKRALQDVSLFIATSYVKPWLQCNMAVKAPNQDLCFLKTLKRYEAIDKVISKAALDKFCKHLWYLTDEVAILAIFDDELDDEVKIRMISKLEYDNEKPCHLEKRYVPSKQEIANTLFTKCLDDFVSTKSKHLFTRLKIDTSFLSVPVLMWSQNDAYLNAKSKISTLRAVNDTAERAVKLMQDFHGLITADEEQKQFLLRCVQEHRKLYPDCKKATLRKMYPK is encoded by the coding sequence ATGTGCTGCGATACCACGGCTTCAAATACTGGTCGCTACAATGGTGCGTGTTCAATACTAGAACAAAAAATGGAAAGAGAGCTATTACTGTTTGCCTGTCGCCACCATGTCTACGAACTCGTTCTGAAAAGTATATTTGAAGCTAAAATACCACAAGTCACCCGTAGCCCTGATATTCCActttttaaaaagtttaaagATAACTGGAAAAATGTTAATCCAAGTGTCTTTGAAACCTGTCCAGATTTTGTGAAAAAACACGTCAACGATGCAGTCCGCAGTGAACTCCTTGGATTTTATTGGAAAGAGTTAAAGAAAAATACTGTGCGAGATGACTATCGCGAACTCATTGAACTGTCGGTAATATATTTGGGTGGCGATAgcgaaaacaaattaaaaattaagcCACCTGGTGCGATGCACCAAGCTCGGTGGATGGCAAGAGCGATTTACgctataaaaatgttttttctaaAAGACCAAATAAAAATTAGTGCAAAGGACAAGCGAGCATTGCAAGATGTTTCTCTATTTATAGCGACTTCATATGTCAAACCATGGCTTCAGTGCAATATGGCTGTGAAGGCTCCTAATCAGGACTTGTGTTTTCTAAAAACATTGAAGAGGTATGAAGCGATTGACAAAGTGATCTCGAAAGCAGCTTTAGATAAGTTCTGCAAACACTTGTGGTATTTGACGGATGAGGTTGccattttagcaattttcgATGATGAACTAGACGATGAAGTGAAAATACGGATGATTTCTAAACTAGAGTATGATAACGAGAAGCCGTGCCATCTGGAAAAGAGATATGTTCCATCTAAACAAGAAATCGCAAACACTTTATTTACTAAATGTTTGGATGATTTCGTGTCTACAAAGAGCAAACATTTGTTTACACGCTTGAAAATTGACACAAGCTTCTTGAGTGTTCCTGTTTTAATGTGGAGCCAAAATGATGCTTACTTGAATGCTAAATCTAAAATTTCGACTCTTCGAGCAGTTAATGATACAGCAGAAAGGGCAGTTAAGCTGATGCAAGACTTTCACGGATTAATAACGGCGGACGAAGAGCAGAAACAGTTCCTATTACGTTGTGTTCAAGAGCACAGAAAGCTTtatcctgattgtaaaaaaGCTACTCTGCGAAAAATGTATcccaaataa